DNA from Branchiostoma lanceolatum isolate klBraLanc5 chromosome 9, klBraLanc5.hap2, whole genome shotgun sequence:
TAATGACATATTTGCTACAACTAATTTTAAGACTAACGCTCTATATTGATAAGTCGAACATAAAGTAACAAGTAGAGCTTCGGTAGCTAAAACAGAGAAACCTAGTTAAccaatatatggcaatcatgcaAAAAGTCTTATATAACCAGTAAAACTAataatgttactgtaacagttctttATCAAACCTACCGCAAATTGAGAAGTAACTCCAACATATCGAAAAAAAATCTACTATCGATAATTTACTAAGAAGACGCCAAACTTGAAACGTGTAAACTTTAAGGAAGACGTGCGTATTGGTAGCAAATATTGTTTATGAATTAATTCTTTGTACCAAAGGACGCGAACAACTAGACTATATAGATTTTCAAACACAATTAACAATATGAGTGTGTGCGATATCTGTCCTATAATAAGAAGAGGTGCAGAGTTTTAACACGATTGATTTGCCACGGAGCAAGAACAAGCAAATGCAATGACTCTTTAAAATAAGACAAAGATATCTACGTCCTCACAGTAACCAACATGTGATATTACCTTGTTAACGTCAGTGATCAACCATACATCAAACTTTATggctactacatgtacgtgaTGTCGCACCAGCTAGCCTATTCAATAATACATTGAATGTTTAATGGATTGATCGTAACATGAACTTCCTTTTCAGATACAAAGGGGTTTCTCAGTAGTCTGTCACAagcttctgtttttttttcacacaggCGATCTGtaaccagtgtgagtccgcatatgtACCTTCAGATTGGACAACGTAGTAAATTTTTTGCTACACGCCTCAGATCTGTACgttttctcaccggtgtgagtccgcatgtgtctcttaagGCCAGACATGTCAaggaactgcttgctgcactcctcacacctatatggtttctcacctgtgtgggtTCTTATGTGTATTGTTAGAGATATAAGCTCCCTGAACTGCCGACTGCACACCTCgcacttgtacggtttctcaccagtgtgagtccgcttgtgtctcttcagatttgAAAGTGCACTGAACTGCTTACTGCACTCACACCTGtatggtttctcccctgtgtgagtcagGATGTGTCTCCTTAGATTTTCCACCTGAATAAACCCCCAGTtgcattccccacacatgtacggtttctcaccagtgtgagtccggaTGTGTCTCTTTAGATTGCCCACACCATAGAACTGCTTGTTACGCTGCTCACACATGTGCTGTACGTTTCTTACCCGTGTGCGTCTTCAAATGTCTATTCAGGGTACCCAGTCGACTGAACGGCTTGTTGCATTCATCACATCTGTACCGTTTCTCCACTTTGTACTTGTCACTCTTTTCACCTTCACCAGCTTTGTACTGCTCATCGATATGTGTCGAAGGTTCTCCCGAATTCTCTGATGTCTCATTTACATACTGCTTAATGATGTCAGCTGTTTTCCATGATGACAgcaactgtatctgtatagaaAAGATAAGGACAAGATTCAAACATAGGATGATGAAGTTTGTCAAAGGTAAAGAAATTGTAGTATTATTATGAATCTGTATTGGGTAGAAAGTTTTAATGACAAATGCTGAAAACGACTCTATCAATTACAAAACTGTGCCTTGGTCTGGGACTTTGGCAGTCCTTACTTGCTTTGCTTAGATTCTAAGTTTACATAATCACAGGTCATGGAATAGGATGCAGTTTTATATGGTTATGGAGAGTACTTACCGAGATGTAACGCTCCGACGGACTGCACGGTATTTCCACGACGGCACAGAAGACTATCTGACCTGAACAGATGCCCACGGCTTCAGCGTCGATACTGACATAAACAGAGAACTCTGTGAGTTTATATGACTCTGTGGGTGAATAAAACCGGTTTGATGGGTTTTACTTGTCGCGAAACAAAAGGAAGTACCATGGTACatatgctgatttgcataatgagatCAGACAACATGTTGCTGTCGCTTGTGAAAATGGTGGACAATCTCAATTACGAGTCATAACTTCCTGTGGtatcaggtcaaaggttacgtaCCTGTGACTCCATTGGGACAGATCAATGGGAAACAGCACCATTGAGGTTTTGGTCTGAGGCGTTGGTGTAATCTACCGTACCGAGAAAGCCACagacaaggcgaaactagtctgggaTGAtcccagactagtttcgccttgtctGTGGCTTTCAGTGGGATGTGGGCTTAAATAAATTTCTAAACGGGAACATGCGGCAACAGCATCTTTTCTGAAGTTACTACTTTGCCAACAGTCACCGTCATGTCTTGTATTATTCCTTAACTTAAACATAACGAGTGCTTAAATCATCTGCTATTGTGTAAACTTGAGAGAGCAAAGCACTAAGCCACCCGGAAAACAGACAATAACATATCAAAAGTCAGGATTTATTGATGGAACAGAAAGTCTTTATAGCATGTTATGTTGGTGTTGTTAAcgaatgagaaaaaaatatggaagaatgtcaaaatgtatttctggtGCACATTCTTGCGACAACTTATTCTAAACGTTATTGATCTGAGACTAGTATACATACAGATATCTGTCAAATACAAATTGACATTTAGAACTGTAGTACCTAAACAGAGATAACCAAACTACAAATTAATGTACATTGTTACATGCCACAATCTAACTATGTTTCCTCTATAAAGGAATCGTATTCTACTATAGTAACGCCATGACAGTACACTTGTTTTTCAAACTGTGTCAAGCACAGATAGAACTCATTACAAAGCAAGGCACCGTTGAaattccaaaacaaaacaaaaaaagatatttccTGCAACCTGGAAACAGATCACCATTGAACTGGCATCTTATTATTCTTTAGTGAGCTCGCATGTGGGCTCTCAGATTACTTGACTGACGAAAGCATTTGTTGCATTTTTCACACATGtacggtctctcaccagtgtgggtccgCATGTGTTCCCGCAGATTTTCCAGTCGTCTATATCTGAACTGTCCActacactcctcacatttgtaaggtctCTCATCCGTGTGGGTTTGCATGTGTTCCTTCAGATAAGACAAGTCACTAAACTGCTTGTATGGTTTTTCttcagtgtgagtccgcatgtgattCTTCAGATGAGATGTAGTGCTAAAACGCTTGAGGCAATCGTTACGGTTTTTCACTCATTGAGTCACATCGATGTGATCCTTACTCACACATTACCATGCTTTGATCGCTGTGAGTTTGCATGTGGGAACTAAGCGTATTTGAATGACGGAAgcttttgttgcatttttcacACCTGtacggtctctcaccagtgtgagacCGCATGTGTACCCGAAGATTATCCAGTCGGCTAAACTTTCTGGTACACttctcacatttgtaaggtttctcacccgtgtgagtccgcatgtgtttctttagatcAGACAGCTGAaggaactgtttgctgcactcttCACACCTGTACGGCTTTTCTCATGTGTGAGTCCGCGTGTGGACCTTAAGATGAGAGGCACTAGTAAAACATTTGAGGCAACTGTTACACAAGtatggtttttcaccagtgtgagtacgcatgtgtgCCTTTAGACTGCCCAGAATACTAAATTGCGAGCTGCACTCATCGCATCTGAACGGTTTCTAACCTGTATGAATACGAATGTGACGTTTCAGACCTGATGAATCTCTGAAGCTTTTGCCGCATTTTTCACAGATGTACGGTCTCTCCTCAGTGtaagtccgcatgtgtttcttgaGATGACCAAGCTCCCTAAACTGCTGGCTGCATTCACCACAActatacggtttctcaccagtgtgagttctaATATGTGCCTTCAAATCTTTAAGCAAAGCGAAATGCCTGCCACACTCTTCACAtcggtacggtttctcacctgtatgggttcgcAAGTGAGTCGTCAGAATATATCTCCTACTGAAACCTTTCCCGCATTTCTCACATATGAAAGGTTTCTCTccggtgtgagtccgcatatgtTCTTTTAGAATACTCGGGTAACGAAACCCCTTGCCACATTCGCTACACTTGTGTGTCGATGTAGAATCCCGCCAATGTCCATTCTCTCCCTCCTTTCGTTTCAGATGATATACGACACTGTCTGCCATCAAACTCGAAATCCTGTGGGAATGATACATAATTTAATATTCCAGAATCGATATGGACTTTTGTATCGGTACAACCAGTTGATACCATTTTGATTGATTCGAGAACAGACTAAATATAGTTCCTGATGATGCAGACGTACAAGCATGTACACATTAGAGAAGAAACATTTTAGTAAAGGCAAAACCCCATCATAGCTTCGCCCTAACTTGCACTTATTGCGATACCGATCTTCTTTATAAATTTAGCATAACGACTATATTGTTATTTTAGAAACCTGGTCTAGAAACATTGTCTAAATCTTGCCTGCCAATAACTTAACTCTATACGATGCTGCTTGACTCAATTTGGACGTTTCCCTCGGTGGTAGACTCAGTTTCAGGATTACTAAGTGCTAAATGGTCATAGTCATAGCATGATAAATACAGCAAAACAAACTCATAGTGCTTACCAAGATGCACCGACGCTCCAAAGTACTGCACAATTTTTTCACAGCGACAAGATCCTCGGCTTCAGATTCAGTACTGACAGAAACAGAGTGTTAACTGAAAGCTTTATATTGTGATTGAATTGGTGGATAAAACCGGTTATGCAGGTTCACCTggttatgaaaaaaaagacgtGCAATGTTTGATTTACATGACAAGAGCTCAGACAACTTACACATGATTAAAAACTTGCCAACTCCTCAAAATAATTTTTGGgcacgaaagacagcagatcgAGACTGCTTCGATAATTCTTTCTATG
Protein-coding regions in this window:
- the LOC136441975 gene encoding zinc finger protein 391-like, producing the protein MRTHTGEKPYKCEKCTRKFSRLDNLRVHMRSHTGERPYSTTSHLKNHMRTHTEEKPYKQFSDLSYLKEHMQTHTDERPYKCEECSGQFRYRRLENLREHMRTHTGERPYMCEKCNKCFRQSSNLRAHMRAH
- the LOC136441417 gene encoding LOW QUALITY PROTEIN: zinc finger protein 239-like (The sequence of the model RefSeq protein was modified relative to this genomic sequence to represent the inferred CDS: substituted 1 base at 1 genomic stop codon), with product MADSVVYHLKRKEGENGHWRDSTSTHKCSECGKGFRYPSILKEHMRTHTGEKPFICEKCGKGFSRRYILTTHLRTHTGEKPYRCEECGRHFALLKDLKAHIRTHTGEKPYSCGECSQQFRELGHLKKHMRTYTEERPYICEKCGKSFRDSSGLKRHIRIHTGXKPFRCDECSSQFSILGSLKAHMRTHTGEKPYLCNSCLKCFTSASHLKVHTRTHT